A region of the Mangifera indica cultivar Alphonso chromosome 10, CATAS_Mindica_2.1, whole genome shotgun sequence genome:
GGGCGTGTTTGTTATATTCTTACACATGCAttcaagtaaatttttttaatgctgAATgggtatgtaatttttattatttcagatGGCATGGGGAAACATTTACAGAAGACGCATGAAAGTACTCAAGATGGCCTTGAAGATTTTCCTGGACTACAAGATAAAGTTCGTTCGTTACCGCTTATTGTTTTGATGCCAAGTCGATGGAAATTTGACTGACTTATAATATggtgttaatttttattaaagggtGTTCAGGTGAAAGAGAAATGGACCAAAAAGTCTGAAAGAGCTGAATTATGGGAGAAGGCTCATAAGCGAAATGCTCGGAGGGTTGTGAATATGATGGTAGAGTTGAGCGGCCTATGGGTGAAAATTGGACAGTACTTATCAGCACGTGCTGATGTGCTTCCAGCGGAGTACATTTCTCAGCTCAAAAAGCTTCAGGACTCGCTTCCTCCTCGCCCTTTACTTGAGGTGATTCTTCTTCTACCTGTCAACTTTGTGTATTACAATACTATAGAAATCTAACTGTTTGTTTTCGCACTTAGTAATTATAGAACCCTTTACCTTCAAAATGGTCTAACCTCAAAACGGTTTATTATTTGGTCTAATTCTTAAacctttgttttaatttttaataattagccGGGGAATACTGGGGTAAGTGTTTTGGCCATTGATGAATAAAATACTCTCGTCCAAAAAACTTTAGAGGGCTGACGACATGCTTTGCCAAAACCTCGAAGGGTTTCATTCCATGATCCAACCAAATTTCACCAAAATAGTCTCAAAATTTATCAGCTATGGCCACCATTCACCCCATATCAAACgatatcattttccttttccaaccAGAATCATCAAATTTATCGGGTTTTAAgaaggttaaaattaaaataaaaagaggaaaattgGGTGTATGGTGGCCTTGAAGGCCTCATGTGGCCGCTGTCAAGACTCCTGTCGGGTATGTGCATATTCCTACATTTTTGGAATGTTTAAATGTGGTCAGTGTTGTTTACACAGGTTCGTCAGACCATAGAAAAAGAGTTGAGTAAATCCATCGACGATGTCTTCATGGATTTTGTCAGAACTCCTTTGGCAACAGCATCAGTAAGATCCTCCTACTATAATTGGCCCTTTTAGCAATTGAATCAGTCACTGAATTATGGGATTTTTATGTTTTACGCTATGCAGATTGCACAAGTCCACCGTGCCAAGCTGATTGATGGGCGGGATGTGGTTGTCAAAGTTCAACATCCGGGCATCAAGACAATTATCTTGGAGGTTTTATAtgcttttgtttataaaattttgatgctAAGTAAAAGTTTCGGTGATAAATGGTTTTTAGGTATGGCCTAATTTTATAGGACCTGAAGGATGTAAAATACATTGTCGACTGGATAGCTTGGGCAGACCCTGTATATAACTTCAATCCTGTTTTAGACGAGTGGTGCAGAGAAGCTCCAAAAGAACTTGACTTCAAACTTGAAGAGGGTATGCTTATTTTTTCCTTGAATGGGCagaggattttttttctatttttcttttttcaacaaaaagcGGCTGTTTTTTGTTCCTGCAATATGTGATACGTGCATGAGTTTTGATAAGATAATTAGGGAATGTCCTTGCATTTACAATGTATGGattaattttcttgttcatgctcacttatttttcttattgatgCTTGTTTTGTGTTTGTAGAAAATACTAGAACTGTGTATGCCAATCTTTGCTGCAAAAACAGATGCGAAGATAACAAGTCTGCCAATACAGTGGATGTTCTTGTTCCCGAAGTTATTCAGGCATGAATTTCTCTactgattcaaatttaaagtgcTGGGTCTGCATTTTGGGGTTTAGGTGACTCACTGttatgtttaaatttgtagAGTGAAAAGTCTGGAATGTTTGTTTATGCTTTTATTATCATAAGTTATgacaaaaattttagagaatatctaATGAAGCAGAAAACTTTTGTCCCAAAGAAATTCTTTTAACAAATAACACTGCCAACTGAATCTGTCCTCATGCTGGAGTATATGGATGGGATACGTTTAAATGACTCTGAATCTCTGGAAGCTTCTGGTGTTGACAAGCGGAAAATTGTGGAAGAAATTACACGTGCATATGCCCACCAAATTTTGTTGATGGATTTTTCAGTGGTGATCCTCATCCTGGTATTTGTTCTCACgtgatttcttttctttatcctTTATGTCTTAAACAAGAAATTAAACGCTTTGATCCTGTAAGGCCATACCATCTCCCTTTTTCAATATGTTTGTCTGAgacattcattaaaaataaacgtttatatttttacaactTCGGTTCCAGTTTGATGCCTTCCCTGGTGATTTTGTGATGTTTTCAAAAGTCCTTACTCTTCTTAGAGGTATGGTATAGAGGCCTCAATTGCttacatttttttaaccaaCTTTGCATTTTTACCTCACTGTCTAACATTGTTCAGGTCTTTCATCTATGATGAATGTTCGCATTGTATATCTGGATATTATGAGACCATTTGCTGAATCTGTTTTAGAAGGGTCAGTTCATTCTAAACATGATATGTCATTTCATTGCATTTGCTACTGTCATATATCTGACTACAGTGTAATTTAACTGCTTAGAAACATGAACAAGGGACCAGCAACAAATCCCCAGTGGATTTATGATTCTCCAGCCCATTCTGAAGTGGAGGCCAAGTTGAGGGAATTCTTAGTTCAGTTGGGGAATGAGGACAAAATACTTGGAATTCAGGTCtgcatcaattttaatttttgcatgaCAGCTTAATAACCTGAATGGTatctttcaattatttcattttcaaagcttgtaatattatttttgtttactttCTATATCTTTCCCTTCTACTTTAGGGCTGTTAGTTTTCCATGCTTGGGGTGTTGTATTATTCTCAGTTAACCGAGAATAAGTTGATTGAGCCCATTGACCTTTTTAGAAGCcttctttttttccaattatttaAAGTGTAACCAGttattagatgaaaaataataataataataataataataataataatgataaatacaaCCAATAAACAATGATTACTAATTAATGCCTCTATCCTCTGGAGAACATTGGATGATCCAGTATCTGCAAATGTTATAGATATGATATAAGTTGTTGAGctactttttttttggtatggTGACATTTAATATGTTGCTGGAAATAGATTTGTATGTAAAAGCAAGACTTTGCATATAACAAACCTGATTACCTGTATtgctttataaataataacacttATTTAGTCTGAAATTTATGTGACTCATCCAAAATACTGAAAGTGGAGATGTCTGTTGAATGGCTAGTAAAGCTAATCTCTAAGATCTTTAAATCCTGGAAATCtgtagaaactgaaattcagagtatatttttattcatatatctACTATTACAAAGATacgtttatatatacacattagatATTCTAGATTAGGAAACGGAATATCTGATTCCTATAATTAAGATCCTATAATCAGCGTCTACCATAattaattcctataattaagctcTATATACACTAATACACATATTTACAGATTCTGTAGCACTCCCCCTTAAGTTGGAGCATAGATGTTAATCATGCCCaacttgttataaatataatcaatccgaaccctatttatagccttagtGAAAATATCCCCTAACTATTCTCTAGTCTTCATATATCTTGTAAAAATAAAGTTCTGCTAAATCTTCTCTCGAACGAAATGACAGtcaatctcaatatgtttagttcgtTCATGAAACACAAGATTAGAGGCAATATGAAGagcagcttgattatcacaccATAATTGCGCTGGTAAGGACATTTGAAAACCTACTTCAGTCAAGAGTTGATATACCCACATTATTTCACACACGGGCTGAGCCATAACTCTATATTCTAATTTTGCATTAGATTGAGATAGAACACTTTGCTTCTTGCTCTTCCATGATACCAAATTTCCTCCAACAAATACACAATAACCAGTGGTGGATCTTCCATCTACCTTGGAACCTGTCCAATCTGTATCTGAGAAACATTTACTATTAGTGTGACCATGATTTTCATACAATATACCACGTCTAGGAGCACCCTTCAAGTAGTATAAAATTTGCTCTAAAGCTACCCAATGATTGACTGTTGGAGATGACATGAATTGACTTACAACACTGACAAAATATGTAATGTTAGAATGAGTCACTATAAGATAATTCAACTTTCCCACCAATCTTCTATACTTCTCAAGTTCTTCAAACAATTCACCATCTTTTGTAAGCTGTAGATTAGGAACCATCGGAGTGCTACATGGTTTGGCTCCCAATTTTCTTGTCTCAGTCAATAAGTCAAGCACATATTTCCTCTAAGATAGGAAGATACCTTTCATGCTTCTTATTACTTCGATACCCAAGAAATATTTCAACCCccctaaatcttttgtttgaaactgaGTGTGAATAAATGATTTAAGAGAGGAAATTCTCACAGTATTGCGTCtagtaatgataataatatcaACATACACAACTAGAAGAATACTACCAATTTCAGACTATCTATAGAAAACTGAATGAACACATTTGCTCTTTATCATGCCGAACTTTTGAATTGCCTGActaaattttccaaaccaagcACGAGGACTTTGTTTCAAACCATACAAAGATTTGTGAAGCCGACAAACCTTTCCATACTCCCCCGAGCAACAAAACTAcgtggttgctccatataaactTCCTCTTGAAGGTCACCATGCAAGAAGGCATTCTTGATATCCAGCTGGTGTAAAGGCCAATTATAGGTAGCACAGAGGTCAGCTTAGTAACAGAAGAGAAAGTATTAGAATAATCCACACCATAAGTCTGTGCATATCTTTTAGCAACCAATCGAGCCTTAAGGCGAGCCATTGATCCATCTGGATTAACCTTAATTGTGAACGCCCATTTACATCCAATGGCTTTCTTTCTTGCAGGTAGATTGACCAAGTCCCAAGTACCAATATCAGCTAAGGCATTCATTTCCTCTATCATAGCCTCATGCTAACCAGGATGAGATAGAGCTTCATGAGTGGTGttaggaatagaaatagaatcaAGTGATGCAATAAAGGAACAAGAAATAGGGGATAAGTgaccataagaaacaaaagaagagataGGATAAGTACACTATCTTTTACCTTTTTGAAGAGCAATTGGTAGATCAATATCATTAGGAGCTGGATCAGATGATGAAGAGAATGGTTCAGGATATGTATCCGAAGGTTTTTCTCATCTAGAGTACACCTACATAAAAGGTGGTCTGGTAAGAGTAGACTCTTCAAGTAGAGGAATTTCTGAAGAACTAATTGATGTAGGAACATCCTCTAGAGGGCGAGATGAGGTACCAGTAAACAccaacaaatcatcatcctTCCTTTGAATATTGTAAGTAGGAGAAGTAGAGAAGAAAGGAATGTTTTCCAAAAATGTAATATCAGATGATACTAAATATTTGTTTAGGGTAGGGCAAAAGTACCTATATCCTTTTTGAAGACGAGAGTAGCCAAGAAACACGCATTTTAAAGACTTGGGATCTAACTATGTGATAATAGAATGAATATCTCGAACAAAACACGTACTACCAAATATTTTTGGTTCAACaagaaataaagatttatttggaaaaagaacAGTGTAAGGAATTTGACCTTGGAGAACTGATGATGGCATACGGTTAATTAAAAAACAGGATGTGGAAACCGCATAACCCAAAATTGTTTGGGAACTTGTATTTGAAACAAGCGTGCTCGAGCTGTTTCAAGCAGGTGTCTATTTTTCCTCTCAACTACTCCATTTTGAAATGGTCTGGCAGTACAAAAGGATTGACTAAGAATGCCATTTTGGATCAAATATGACTGAAAAGATTCAGAGAAATATTCTTTAACATTATCATTATGTAAGGTATGAATAGAAAcattaaattgtgtttttatttcagtATAAAAGGCACAGAAATGAGAAAACACTTTAGAACGATTTTTCATTAAGTAAAGCCAAGTCAtacgagaataatcatcaacgaaagtaataaaatatttaaatccaGTTTTGGACACAATAGGACAAAGACCCCAAAcatctgaatgaactaactcaaaatgAGAGTTAGCTTATTTATTGACTCTAGAACCTGAAGACAGATGATGATGTTTGGAAAATTGACATGGCTCGCAATCTAACGAAGATACATGATGAAACTGTGGACATAGAGTCTTCAACACAGGTAGAGAAGGATACCCCAACCAATAATGAGCTTCGAATGGAGTTATGACACTAGAACAAGCAATAGACCTTAGCATTGGGTTTGAGTCTTTGCCATGtttgtgaaaaaattaattacaaaaaaaaaagattttaagttCCTAGTGCATTTCATGTCATTCATCATGagcaaaataacaaaaatctttattttaggTGTCAGGATACCCCTTTATCTAAAATCTTAAGCTAGCAGGTAGGGAGGGGCTTGGTAACATTGATATTTATCCAATAGACTCTCTCTCATAGAACatggattttgtttttctttttttctaatctaGTTGAAATGTTGGGATTTAAACTTTGCAACCTTTGGGAATGATATTGTGTTAAGTTACCACTCTGCCTAAAAGCTTAAGTTGGATATCAACATTGATATTTAATCCAATAAGCTCAACGATACATACTTACAAATCGAAATAGTAAATACTCAGATTATTCATTTTAGTTACAAATCGAAATAGTAAATAgtaaatttcaataatacagCGAGCATCTGGCAAGAAATTTCAGGAGATTCTTGAAGAAATATTCGTTCGACCTCTAAATATAGAAGGGGAGATGTATGTTGGAATTCCACTAGGTACTTGTCAAACTCCACTTTCTTAATATTCTCATGTTACTTCGTACAAAGCTTACAGGTACATGTGTTCCAGCTAATGATCACATAAAGTACTCAGACACATCTTATTATTCTGCTCTACTCCTTGAGTTCCAGCTTGACAAAGTTACAGAGACCATCACCTCCCTACCAGTTTTCTTCAACATCTTGTACGTTTGCCGTGCTGTCATTCCTTCTTCTAATTTGTTAGCTGTTAAACATGCTAAATAAGGCAATGGAGACAAATTGCCATGAGATCTGCAAGATGCTATTTGTAagtttattataaattgatttgattagttaTTTTTGTTAAGAGTTGGCTGGTTAATTCCTTAATTTGTGTTGGCTCTTACTTTATAAAGtttgtaatttttctattaattgcaaagagaataaaagatacaGTACTTATGTTCTTATCTCCTTGttcttgattttgaaattaaaatagtcTAGGCCAATTAGTTCCAACacttggtatcaaagccatgaaaaaaaaaaagaaggaggAGATGGCCACGAACGGATTTCAAACCCCAAAGCTTACAAAGCAAAACTATGATATCTGGTGCATCCAGATGAGAGCTCTCCTTGGATCAATGGATGTCTGGGAGTTAGTCCAAGATGGATACGATAAACCTGCAGATGCTGAAGCTGAAGATACGATGtctcaagaagaaaaaaagagatgaaaggAATGAGGAAGAAGGATAAGAAGACCCTGTTTACAATTTATCAGGGTGTAGATGAAAGCATGTTTGAGCTCATTGCCTCGGCAGAGACATTTAAGGAAGTCTGGGATCTTCTAAAGAAATCATTTCGAGGCGTAGAAAAGGTAAAAAAAGTTCGTCTTCAAACGCTGAGGTCTCAGTTTGAGACAATAAAGCAAGAAGGTTCAGAATCAGTGGCTGATTAATTCTCGTGAGTCATTGGAATCGTGTATCAGATGAGACAGAATGGTGAAACAATCTAAGAAACTCGAGTCATGGAAAAGGTCCTGCGGTCCCTGGTTCCAAAATACAAAATGGTGGCAATAACCATTGAGGAATCAAATGATCTGGAAAATATGTCAGTAGAGTAGCTCATGGGTTCTCTTCAAGCATACGAAGAAAGGTTTAAAGAAGATGACCAACCAGTCGAACAAACATTGCAGACTAAGTTGACGATGCGAGATTCCAAAAGTGAAAGTAGTAATAGAAGTTGGCGAAGAGGAAGAGGCCGAGGGAAAAGAAGAGGTTGTGGAAGACAAAATTATGGacaagacaaagaagatgaagtAGAAACTAACTACAATCAAAGGGGATGTGGTCGAGGACAAAGTAGTGGCAGAGGCAGAGGTAACAAAACAGAGATAAAGTGTTATAATTGTCAGAAATTTAGACATTATGCATCCGAATGCTGGCACCGAAAGGAAAACAGGGTAcattttgttgaaaaagaagaaaaaatgcaAGATGATATTCTGCTACTGGCCTGCAACAGTTCAAAAGCAAGTGAATCTAGCACCTGGTACTTGGATATAGGCGCCTCGAACCATATTTGTGGATCTAAAGAGTGCTTTGCTGAACTTAATGAAAGCTACTCAGGTGAAATTGTATTTGGAGATTTATCTAGAAGACTAGTAAAGGGAAAAGGTCAAATTATGTTGGAACTGAAGAATGGAGAGCACAAATATATTGGAGGAGTGTATTACGTACCAGACATGAAAAACAACATCTTAAGTATGGGGCAGCTACTTGAAAAGGGATAAGAGATTCAAATGAAAGATTCAACACTTCAAATACGAGACAAGAATCAGAATCTCGTAGCCCTTGTAAAGATGGTGAAGAACAGGATGTTTCCTTTATCCTTGAGTGTATGCAATCTGAAGTGTCTTAAAGCTTCGATTGAGATCGACTCAACCCTTTGGCACTCAAGATATGGACATCTAAATTATGACTCTTTAGATCTATTAAAAGGAATGGTAGCTGGGATgccaaaaatatagaaaccaaAACAGTTATGTGAAGTATGTGTCATGGGCAAACAATAAAGAAGCACCTTTCCAAGTAAAGGATCAGGAAGAGCTGCCCAGTAATTGAAGCTAGTACATTCAGATCTCTGTGGACCAATAGCCCCTGTTTCTATGAGCGAAAATAGATACATCTTGACGTTTACAGATGATTATAATGGAAAAACGTGGGCTTATGTATTAAAGGAAAAAGGAGAGGTGTTATCTAAATTCAGAGAGTTTAAAACTATGGTTGAGAAGTAAAGTGGAACCTAGATAAAGAAGCTGAGAATTGATAATGGAGGAGAATACACCTCAAATGAGTTTGAGATGTTCTGTACACAGTATGAGATAATGCACTAGCACACTATGCCTTACACTCCCCAACAGAATGGAGTGTCTGAAAGAAAGAACAGAACCATCCGTAATATGGTTCGATGTATGTTAAAAGAAAGCCACATGCCGAAGGAGTTCTGAGGAGATGCTGTGGTATGTGCAGTCTATCTGTTAAATCGTTTTCCCTCTAAAAGATTAGATGATGTAACACCTGAGGAGGCATGGAgtaaaagaaaaccaaaagtCAATCATCTGAGAGTTTTTGGATGTACTGCATATGCCAAGACACTTGATGTAAAGAGAACGAAGTTGGAAGATAAAAGCATGAGGTGTATATTTCTTTGATATAGTGAAGCTGCTAAAGGGTACAAGCTATATGAGCCAgtaaataggaaaataatatGGTCAGCAGATGTTATCTTTGATGAAAAGAATTTCTAGAATTGGGATGAGCaaatagaaaagaaaggaaaacaaactgtaatagaaatagaaaaagaacAAGACTTTTGGAACAATTATCCCAAAGTAAGAGCAGCAGGTGACTCAAACACTCAAAATAGGAGACGTGATCAAACAGAAGCTCAAGAAGTAGAAGGTGGTAGCCCATTAGCACGAAGAACTAAAAGCATTCAGGACATATACAACAATACACAGAGATTAGATACAGATGACAGTTTTTCTCTGTTTTGTTTATTTGCAGTTTTTGATCCTCTGACGTATGAGGAAACTTCACAAGAGGAGAAATGGATGAAAGCAATGGAGGAAGAAATTCAAGCCATTCATAGAAATCAAACCTGGGAGTTGGTTGATCTACCCAAGAACCAAAAGGCCATAGATGTGAAGGGATACAAGCAGAAGCAAGGAATTGACTACAATGAGGTATTTGCTCCAGTGGCTCGCTTTGATACAATTCGGCTATTGTTAGCAGTGGCAGCTCAAAAGAGATGGAAGCTATTTCAGATGGATGTAAAATCAACCTTTCTAAATGGCTACCTCGAAGAAGAAGTATATGTTCATCAACCTCCTGGATTTGtggcaaaaaaagaaaaaattaaagtcTGCAAGCTCAGAAAAGCATTGTACGGGTTGAAACAAGCTCCAAGGGCTTGGAATGCAAGGATTGATGCCTACTTTACACAAGTTGGATTCACTAAATGCCCACATGAGCATGCCTTGTACACAAAAATGGATGCTAATGGTGGCATACTGATAATATGTGTGTATGTAGATGATCTAATATTTACAGGAAACAATGCTGAAATGATTCAAGAGTTTAAAGCCTCAATGGAGAAGGAATTTGAGATGACTGATCTTGGACTCATGGCACATTTTCTTGGACtggaaataaaacaaaacaggAAGGGAGTCTCTGTATCTCAAACCGGTTAtgctaaaaaaaatttggagaaGTTTGGAATGGTGGATTGTAGTTCAATAGACACACTTATAGAGTTTGGGACTAAACTAACTAGAGAGGATGAAGGAAGGTATGTAAATCCTACTTACTTTAAGAGTTTGGTAGGAAGTCTTAGATATTTAACTTGCACAAGACCTGACATTCTGTTTGTAGTTGGTCTGGTAAGTCGATTCATGGAAGAACCAAAAAGTTCTCATTTGCTAGCTGCAAAAGAATTCTTCGTTACATTAAGGGGATTGCAACATTTGGTTTAATGTATCCTTCAGAACAAAGTCATAAGGAGTTAAGGGGCTTTAGTGACAGTGATTGGGCTGGTAATCCTGATGATAAGAAAAGTACAACTGGATTTGTATTCTATTTTGGAGATACAACATTCACTTAGACCTCAAAGAAGCAACCTATAGTTGCTCTTTCATCATGCGAAGCTGAGTATATAGCTACAGCTTCAGGGACTTGCCATGTTGTATGGCTAAGAAAGCTTCTAAAAGAACTGAGGTTGCAGCAATGTAGTCCAACAAAATTCTTCATAGACAACAAGTCAGCTATTGCTTTAGCAAAAAATCCAATTCATCACGAGAGGTCTAAACACATTGACACTCGATTCCATTTCATTCGAGAACAGATAAAGGCAGGGGAGATTGAATTGGTGTACATACAATCAAAGGAACAAGTAGCTGACATATTGACAAAGCCACTGAAGGTAGAAGGTTTTTCAGTTCTTCGAAGCAAGCTGGGAATATGTGATTTGAAGACTGAGCATGGTTGATAAAATGGTGATGATTGGCAAACGTGGTTAAGTTTCAAGTTTAAGGGGGAGTTTGTTAGCTGTTAAACTTGCTAAATAAGGCAATGGAGACAAATTGCCATGAGATCTGCAAGATGCTATTTATAAGTTgattataaattgatttgattagttaTTTTTGTTAAGAGTTGGCTGGTTAATTCCTTAATTTGTGTTGGCTCTTACTTTATAAAGtttgtaatttttctattaattgcAGAGAGAATAAAAGATACAGTACTTCTGTTCTTATCTCTTTGttcttgattttgaaattaaaatagtcTAGGCCAATTAGTTCCAACATAATTTACATTACTCAGCTCGTGCAGTCGCATGCTACTATACAACTCTAGCTAATGGGGGAGAGATTCCACCCTCACATTCCCCTTTATCCAATCCACCACTTGGCAGTCACCCTCACATCCCCAAATTTCCTGCACAAGAGAagtcaaaaaaaccaaaaggtaAGAAAAACAAGGATGTGCCTTCTACTTCAGAGaacaatacaaataataagGCTAAAGATGCAAGTGGTGATGATAGCACTAGGCCCATAAATATGGGTGGCAAGATTTTTAATAACCCTAGAATCCATGATGTGTTCCTGGGTGTGGGTGAATATGAGCATTTGGCCTTGCCAAATGGGCAATTTGGACTGAGGTTTAAGAGGAATAAAGCTGCTGATGGATCAATTATCGGTTTCGGGCACTCAGGCATGGGTGGATCAACAGGTTTCTGTGACATAAAAAACAGATTTGCTATAGCAGTGTCATTGAATAAAATGTCATATGGTGCTACAACTGCAAGAATCATGGAGTTGGTTTGTTCAGAGCTCAATATCCCACTGCCGGTGGAGTATAGTAAAGTCAAGGACTTTGACAAGCCTCTCACTCGCTGAAATTGAGTATCTCATATTCccattgtataaattatatccTCATCTTATATTGCTTCCACAAAAGCTGAATAAGTGTACATTTCAGTCAAGTTATGATATTGAATAAGAGAAAgttgtcattattttatcatctgGGTTTGGTGGTTTGAATTcacaagtttaattatttagtgaTATACTGATATATCAGCAAAGCATTGTTGGGTGATAATAGCCAAAGCAACCTTACTAATAAAACTGATCTCATTGCATTGTTAAAAGTTTTACTTGCTTGTTTCAACTTAGAGAAATGTTTGTCTTGTCGATTTGTTGTCGGAAGTG
Encoded here:
- the LOC123226731 gene encoding uncharacterized protein LOC123226731 codes for the protein MGSLQAYEERFKEDDQPVEQTLQTKLTMRDSKSESSNRSWRRGRGRGKRRGCGRQNYGQDKEDEVETNYNQRGCGRGQSSGRGRGNKTEIKCYNCQKFRHYASECWHRKENRVHFVEKEEKMQDDILLLACNSSKASESSTWYLDIGASNHICGSKECFAELNESYSGEIVFGDLSRRLVKGKGQIMLELKNGEHKYIGGVYYVPDMKNNILSMGQLLEKG
- the LOC123226730 gene encoding LOW QUALITY PROTEIN: aarF domain-containing protein kinase 1-like (The sequence of the model RefSeq protein was modified relative to this genomic sequence to represent the inferred CDS: inserted 1 base in 1 codon), whose product is MAWGNIYRRRMKVLKMALKIFLDYKIKFGVQVKEKWTKKSERAELWEKAHKRNARRVVNMMVELSGLWVKIGQYLSARADVLPAEYISQLKKLQDSLPPRPLLEVRQTIEKELSKSIDDVFMDFVRTPLATASIAQVHRAKLIDGRDVVVKVQHPGIKTIILEDLKDVKYIVDWIAWADPVYNFNPVLDEWCREAPKELDFKLEEGMLIFSLNGLFLIDACFVFVENTRTVYANLCCKNRCEDNKSANTVDVLVPEVIQATESVLMLEYMDGIRLNDSESLEASGVDKRKIVEEITRAYAHQIXVDGFFSGDPHPGICSHVISFLYPLCLKQEIKRFDPFDAFPGDFVMFSKVLTLLRGLSSMMNVRIVYLDIMRPFAESVLEGNMNKGPATNPQWIYDSPAHSEVEAKLREFLVQLGNEDKILGIQVCINFNFCMTA